The Streptomyces pactum genome contains a region encoding:
- a CDS encoding pyridoxamine 5'-phosphate oxidase family protein has protein sequence MKLGQDEMRSRFERERSVRLATVDERGGAHVVPVIFVVDGDILYSPTDRPKNGAPRPKRLRNLDHDQRVTVLADLYDDDWLKAWWVRLRGTGRVVGESPERTRALGLLDRKYGQFDGPRYLRDGGPVLAVDIKDWLGWAFSDRPAQTDRPRPWHERLRRRPR, from the coding sequence ATGAAACTCGGACAGGACGAGATGCGAAGCCGGTTCGAGCGGGAGCGGTCCGTCCGGCTGGCCACGGTCGACGAACGCGGCGGCGCCCATGTGGTGCCCGTCATCTTCGTGGTCGACGGCGACATCCTCTACTCACCGACCGACAGGCCGAAGAACGGCGCGCCGCGGCCCAAGCGGCTGCGCAACCTGGACCACGACCAGCGGGTCACGGTCCTGGCCGACCTCTACGACGACGACTGGCTGAAGGCGTGGTGGGTACGGCTGCGCGGCACCGGCCGGGTGGTCGGCGAGAGCCCGGAGCGCACGCGTGCGCTGGGCCTGCTGGACCGGAAGTACGGGCAGTTCGACGGCCCCCGCTACCTCAGGGACGGCGGACCGGTGCTGGCGGTGGACATCAAGGACTGGCTCGGCTGGGCGTTCAGCGACCGCCCCGCGCAAACGGACCGGCCGCGGCCGTGGCACGAGCGGTTGCGGCGGCGCCCCCGGTGA
- a CDS encoding FAD-dependent monooxygenase has protein sequence MGSVEVPVLIVGGGGCGLSASVFLSDQGVDHLLVERHPDTSRVPKAHYLNQRTMEIFRQHSVADDVLAEAAPLEKFGKVRWQTTLAGDGPLDRRLIHEMDAFGGGELRETYAAAGPVLPAKLPQMWLEPILRRHAQDRNPGRILFHHEVTSFSDEGDHVVAEVRDLDTGEITTVTSQYLIGADGGRTVGAAVGIEMQGPPGLVNTTTAYFSADLSPWWEEGTLITHFLSPQDPDLSSNLIEMGPSWGKECEQWGLHFAPGPPGRWDTETVVPRIRELLRIPDLEVTVHKVTDWIVHAHLADRYRVGRVLIAGDAAHRQPPAVGLGLNTGIQDAHNLAWKLAAVLGGRATDNLIDTYESERRPVGRENVDWAVSAAVHHQAVIDAVGVGHHIPAGRRGQRLEAYFDPSPLGDTVRARALEIFHTHRGGCQSLDMEVGFHYEDGALVPDGSQAPARVPMRDEHRPTSRPGHRLPHAWITREGRRLSTLDTTGSTDFTLITGARGTPWREAAARVAQKYSVRLHTVCIGAGGEYADVDGGWQAVREITDAGALLVRPDQHVAWRSTGGSEDPEQALAQAFAAVLER, from the coding sequence ATGGGATCAGTCGAGGTTCCGGTTCTGATCGTGGGCGGTGGCGGATGCGGTCTGTCCGCCTCCGTCTTCCTGTCCGACCAGGGCGTCGACCACCTGCTGGTGGAACGGCACCCGGACACGTCGAGGGTCCCCAAGGCGCACTACCTCAACCAGCGCACGATGGAGATCTTCCGCCAGCACTCGGTCGCCGACGACGTGCTCGCCGAGGCGGCGCCGCTGGAGAAGTTCGGCAAGGTGCGCTGGCAGACCACGCTCGCCGGCGACGGGCCGCTGGACCGGCGCCTGATCCACGAGATGGACGCCTTCGGCGGCGGTGAACTGCGCGAGACCTACGCGGCGGCCGGGCCCGTCCTGCCCGCCAAACTGCCGCAGATGTGGCTGGAGCCGATCCTGCGCCGGCACGCGCAGGACCGCAATCCCGGACGGATCCTCTTCCACCACGAGGTCACCTCCTTCTCCGACGAGGGCGACCACGTCGTCGCCGAGGTACGCGACCTCGACACCGGAGAGATCACCACGGTCACGTCGCAGTACCTCATCGGGGCGGACGGCGGCCGCACGGTCGGAGCCGCGGTCGGCATCGAGATGCAGGGCCCGCCCGGGCTGGTCAACACCACCACCGCGTACTTCTCCGCCGATCTGTCCCCGTGGTGGGAGGAGGGCACGCTCATCACGCACTTCCTCAGCCCGCAGGACCCCGACCTGTCCAGCAACCTCATCGAGATGGGACCGAGCTGGGGCAAGGAGTGCGAGCAGTGGGGCCTGCACTTCGCCCCCGGCCCGCCCGGACGCTGGGACACCGAGACGGTCGTCCCCAGGATCCGTGAGCTGCTGCGCATCCCGGACCTGGAGGTGACGGTGCACAAGGTGACGGACTGGATCGTGCACGCCCACCTCGCCGACCGCTACCGGGTCGGCCGCGTGCTGATCGCCGGCGACGCCGCCCACCGCCAGCCCCCCGCCGTCGGTCTCGGCCTCAACACCGGCATCCAGGACGCGCACAACCTCGCCTGGAAGCTGGCCGCGGTACTCGGCGGCCGGGCCACCGACAACCTGATCGACACCTACGAGAGCGAACGCCGGCCCGTGGGCCGGGAGAACGTGGACTGGGCGGTGTCCGCCGCCGTCCACCACCAGGCGGTCATCGACGCCGTCGGCGTCGGTCACCACATCCCCGCCGGGCGCCGCGGGCAGCGTCTCGAGGCGTACTTCGACCCCTCACCGCTCGGCGACACCGTGCGGGCGCGCGCCCTGGAGATCTTCCACACCCACCGCGGGGGCTGCCAGTCCCTCGACATGGAGGTCGGCTTCCACTACGAGGACGGTGCGCTGGTCCCGGACGGCAGCCAGGCGCCGGCCCGCGTCCCCATGCGCGACGAGCACCGGCCGACGTCCCGCCCCGGGCACCGGCTGCCGCACGCCTGGATCACCCGCGAGGGCCGGCGCCTGTCCACGCTGGACACCACCGGCAGCACCGACTTCACGCTGATCACGGGCGCGCGGGGGACGCCGTGGCGCGAGGCGGCCGCGCGGGTGGCGCAGAAGTACTCGGTGCGGCTCCACACGGTGTGCATCGGCGCCGGCGGCGAGTACGCCGACGTGGACGGCGGCTGGCAGGCCGTCCGGGAGATCACCGACGCCGGCGCCCTCCTGGTCCGCCCCGACCAGCACGTCGCCTGGCGCAGCACGGGCGGCAGCGAGGACCCCGAGCAGGCCCTGGCGCAGGCGTTCGCCGCGGTCCTGGAGCGCTGA